The genomic stretch CCTGGGGAAGGTAGAGAAGTCAGACACTTTAAAGGTTTATTAGATGCAGTGACTGGGCTGAACCTGCTACCTGACTAGGGACTGAATCACCCTCATAGCCCCAGTAGAGTGACCTGATGTAAAGATATCTACAGGCCCAGCAACTGTAGCAAATGGCTTGACTGCTTGCTTATGGGCCTAGAAAGAGACATGTTGAAAAGCTGTGAGCAAGAAGGCCTGGGGTGTCGATAAAAGCAGGCACAGGGGTGCGAAGCTCTGCACGATGCATGTTAACATCTACCAGGAGTGCCTGCCGGCCTGCCATGGAAGAGACGCCACACAACCAGCTAGAGGGAGTGCCTGGAAGTGGATAGCAGCTGGTCTTTGCTGCCTGGCCTGTGCTGACCCAGTAAGGTGGCTGCATTGGTCCAcattttttactttaattaaAACAGCTGCGAAGAGCTTCTTGGGAAACTGAAGGCATATTTCAGCTTACCATCTGCACTTGGTGACTCAGGATCGGGTGGTCCATGTCTGGTGTCTGTGGAGGCTGATCATGGCGGGTGCGTATGGAAAGCCAGGAAGAGGAGACTGAAAGAACCTGGGCTCAACTCAAAGCCAATTAATAATGAGCCCTCTCTCTAGAACCATCCTCCAGGGACATGCCCCAATGACCTAAATACTTCTCACTATGCTTGCCTCCCAGACCACACGATTAGATCATGCCTTCACCCTTAACTCATCCTGTTGCACCCAAAGAGTAGCCATGATGGCATAGAAGGCAGGACATGTATGTGACAGGGGTACATGTTCATAGTATGGCCTGAAAGGGCAGGATGAGGTAGGTTGATCACCCTGCCAGACATGGGTGCTGCTCAAACCAAAGGTagtcagaactcagagttgagtgTCGAAAAGAGGAAGCTGATGAGTGTTAGTTGTGACACCAAGAGTGGCGCAGTAGTGGGGTTATCCTTGTAAGGTTCCCAGGAAATGACCGCCAGAATTTGGAAGAGCTGTTTGCAAGTGAATCAAGTGGATCAGAGCCCAGCCCAAGGTGCTGCCATGGTCACTGTGTGCTCCCCTCTGAGGGGCGACAAGCTACCGGAAGTGTGGGCATTCTTCCCCGCCAGGGTCTCCACGTGCCTTACTTCTGACCCTTCCCCTAGGGGTAGTCGACTGGTCAGTGTGGGATTTAAAAAGATATCCCTCTTGCCCTGGTAGAGGCCATCCCATCTCCAGAGCTCCTTGAGAAGATGGGGgttgggcacagcagttaaggcacTGTCCTGGGTTGGGACCACATCTTGATCAATTTTTGTCTGCTCAATTCCAGTTCTTTCATCACCTTAGAACTCTTGTCTGTGAACACAActctcccaccctgcccccataAACCTTTTGCAAGCAAATCTTGCTCTCAGAATGGTTCTTGAGAAACCTGACCTACACTAGTCCCCTGAGCTGCTGTCCTTGAACTCATCCAGAGGAGGTGGACCTCCCCGCCACCTGTGTCTCTGTGCCTTGGGTCCTCCTTTcacagtgtgtgtgcgtgtcctgCACACTGCCCCCGGCCACCAGAGTCCTCCAGCTCATGCATgcccttgcaatgctggcatgctGCCAGGTGGCAtctccccaggcccagcaggtATGGACTTCTTTCTTGGTTCTAGAGTCTTCCTTGGTTCTATCTAAAGTTGTCTTTCTGGGTTCTAGTTCTCTGATTGCATCTTGGAACTGGGAGGAGTGAGGGGGAGCTTTCTGGATTTCTGACTCCTTTCCTTCCCCCGATGCCGCCTCCCCTCCTCCCTACTCCCCACCTGCTGATCCCAGATGCTGATTCAGAGGGTCTGGGTGCAGCAAGGGATTTGTAGTGTTCCCTGAGCTTTGCAGGCGAGTCAGAGGTGACACCAAGATGGAATCTGGGGACATGGTGCTCGGCTTGAGCTCAGCAGCCTGAGTAGGCCTGCTTTTCTTGGCAACTCTGTCGTTGCGCTCAGATGGGGCTGGCTGTCAGCGAAAACCCTCAGTTTTATTCACACGTGCTCCTGCTAAGCCGCCACTTCCCCATCCTGTCCTTGTACAGTGGGTGCCTTGGAGCCAAGCCCGGATATCTCAGCTGAGCCCTGTTCACTTTACTTCGCGAAGCTTAGGCCCCTGAGCTAGCAGGCTGAGATGTTTTTGAGTCCCCAGTCTATCACTCAACATAGTTCTGtccttcctggcttcctgccatTCACAGAGTTGAGGATGTGACCTCTGTGGCTATGAtcatattcaaataaaattttaaaattagtattttaattttatttggaaaaagaaaaagaaagacttttTATCTATTGTTTTGttctcccaaatgcccatgacatcaggggctgggccagtggAGAGCCAGAACTATAATTTaacccaggtctcctacctggtggcagggacctgagtaccTGAGCTATGGTTGGTTGtccctgcacattagcaggaagctggaatcagaagtagagctaggATTCAAAACCCAGACACTGCGATGACATGCTAGCACCCCAAGCAGCGTCCTGAGGCAAAGGAGAACTGTGGAAGGAGTAAGGGTGGGAGCAGCTGAGCAACACCGAAGGCATTCCCCTAGGGCACAGAACTGTGCCTGCCGGGAGGAGTCCAGCATCAAGCGTCTCTCCATCAAGCTCACGAAATTGGGTCTATTTCTCAGACAGATTAACAGAGgcagaaaaatgaagaagaaaaggaCATGTGCCCAAGAATACCACGCTGGGGCCacagcccagccttcctgccatCTGCAAACGCTTACCTCTAGGTTTGTCATTTCTTAGAGTTtccagaaagcagaagaaaaaaaaaaaaccagtaatgTGGGCCCTTGTGATGGGAGAGTGCTTTTTAGAGCCGGAAGGAATCCTAGAAATGATCAAAAGCTTAACGGATCAGGCAGCTTGGGCTGCTTGCCAAGATGGCACAGCAAAGCTTCGCTCCAGCTGGGGCTGAAATCTGGGCTTCTCGGGTGGATCCAGTGTTTGCTGGCCACACCTCCAGGCAGGTGCAACCCTAGTGGCACTTCAGAAGGAGACACCCACCACAGGTTAATGCCTTTCCCCTGCTAGTCCCAGATGGCCCCTGCTGTGTCCTAGCTGGGGTGGCTATGGGAGGACAAGCAGACATGCGAGGTCTTCCTGCTGGGCTGCCTGGGAGAACTTCTAATTCCATTCCTGCCTCTCCTGTGCCTGCCCAAGGGATTAGAAGCTCAGCACCTgcgtcccagccctgccctgcctccactGGATGCTGGGCCACTTGACATGCATAGGACGCTGGCTCTGGAGCCCCAGCTGCGTGTGTCCTCATTCTTCGCAGTAGAGTTGGGGTGGGCATTAAGCTGCTGGATGGGGCGGTGGCAATTGCCCATGATTTGAGCCCTTTTCCTCATGACTTTTTGACTTCAGGCAGCTTGCAACCTGCTTCAAGTACATGTTCAGGAGCAACCCTGACTCAGTTTGCTCTGGAAAGGTGATTCAGCCCTTAAACTGTACAGGTGCTAGGGGGAAAAGCCAACAACAAAATAAAGGCTAGCATTGTGGAGCATTGGGTTGAACCACTGCCTGCAAACCCAGCATCCCCcgagagtgtcagttcaagtcccagatgctctgcttccagtccagttccttattgatgtacctgggaaagcatggaccCCTGCCATacctgtgggaaaccaggatggagttccatgctcctggcttttgcctggcccagccccagccttcaactggagagtgaaaaaataaatggaagattctgtctctgtaattctgcctttcaaataaataagtaaatctttaaaaaaaaatcccaagaacaAGCCAATGGAGACACTAGCTGTGGAGAGAACAACGCATACCagaatattatatttattttaatttgtttctttgcttatttgaagtgtggagagaaacagaaactgagagaaatcttccatctgctggttcatttcccagatgtctgCGACAGCCTGGGTTGTGTCAGGCTGAGGTCCAGAGCAATTCGGGTCTTGCAGGTGGGACTCCACTCCTTGAACCATCatcactacctcccagggtgtagCATGAGCAGAAACGCATGTCAGGGGCCTAGGAGCCAGGACGCAAATCAGGCCCACTGATATGGAGTGCCGGGgtcccaagcaacatcttagCTGCTACACCAAGACCAACtatatccccattttacagagaggaaagttgAGGCCAGGGAGGGCTAAGCATCACAAGATAAACCAGCGGGTAAGTGGCTGCCTTCACAGAGCAGGGGTGTAGCTCTCCATGCCAGTAAGAACTGAGCCACCTTCACTCCCAACGTGAGCAAGCCATGGGCCCACGACACACAACAGGTCTGCATGCTCTTGAAcctctctgcttccctaggcTAGTCTGGTGCTGGGTGGACTCCTTTAGCTTCCACCAGTGAACTCTGATGAGCAGGTTGGAAAACCAGAGTAAGAGCTCAGCCCCTCACCCTGCCAGGTGATCGAGAGAACCCCAGGCTGAGTAGAAATTCTTTGCACCTTTGCTGGCCCCATGGGCAGTATCACAGTTTCATGATGGGGGTGAGGATtggcagggtggggggagggcggggagggaCACATACATCCACCAGCACCCTTCAGAGCTGCCTTTCCGGGATCCTGCCGGCTTTCCCTGGATCAACCGGCCTTTTCTCACAGCCACAGGCTCTCCTGTGTGCCCAGCAGGGGGCATCCTCGCCCTTCCACTGCCCACCTGTGGGCGCTGGGCCCTCCCTCCAGCTCAGCCCAGGAGCACAAGGCCTCATTTCTCAAGCTGGGTGTTTGTGACTTCCCTGATTTTTTTCATATCCACCGTACTACTATTTATGGAGCATTTTTTCTTGCTCAGCTCACATTTCTAAAAACCTGCATGTATTTATGAACGACAGAGGCCATCTGTGATGAGGGCTCTCCTAGCCATCTGGGTTTTCTGCATTTGCAGGGCTGGCTTTTGGGACATGAGGACAGGAGGAGAGCACAGGTTCCCAACGACCGTCAGTGCTAGCCTGCACTCAGGACAGGTCGGGCTTTGTTCTGGGGAGCTAGAGCCCAAGCCGGAAAGCAGCAGCTTGGGGTGTCCTGGGATCCTTGAAATAGGAAGAAGCCTATCCCCTCCCCAGGCTGGGCGACAGGCAAGGTGTGATCTCCCAGGTCCACTAAGGAGAGAGGACTGATCCCTGCAGGGCAGATAGGAAGAAGGGACTTGGGCACTGCAaccagggccctgcaggtgacaggtgcaggggctctggggaggggcagggatttCCCTTGCAAAATACATtcaaacagacagagagggaaaccTGATATCAGAAAGGGAGCCTACTCAGTGGCGGCTGCCAGGAGGGCTCCAAAGGGGAgttggaaggagagggagaagagagaacaaTCTTAAGAGGAGAGGAGTGGGGACTGGTGAGGAGGCATAACACACCAGGTTTCTGCTTCctgtgccagcaacccatatggacactgatttgagtcctgaaggctccactacccatctggttccctgttaatgtacctgggaaagccgcagaagatggtccaagtccttgggcccttgcacccatgtgagaaatcttggaaaagttctgggctcctggctttggatcggcccagatctgcccattgtggtcattggaggaatgaaccagtggatggaagatctctctttctccctctgtaactctgactttcagataaaaacaaatctttgttaaacacacacacacacacacacacacacacacacacacacacaagaagaggGCAGTAGAGGCATGGAGAGCATGGAGGAGTTGCCCCTGGCCTTGGACTTGCTTTTCTGGGCATTTATGCTTCTGCTCAGAATCCCCATAACTATAGCCCTCATTGGCTGCTGGGCTACATTTTAATTCTCCTGCAAGGGTGTCCTCCCTCCACCTGCTACCCTCCTGCCCTGGCCAGAGGGGGCAGCTGTAGCACCTGGGTAGGGGTCTTATAgtggtgtgggggggtggggtgctCCAAGGACCATGGTGGGACCTGGGGCAGAAAGCTAGGCCCTGAGAAAAAAGGAAGTCACAGAGAGACCCTGCCTCCTGGGCAGGGCTGAGAATGGTGATAAGCAAGGAGCCAGTTAGGCAAGAGGatgtgggctggggctggactccCTGAGACTGGACAGTGTGACAGTCACACACACTGAGCAGAGAgaggcccagagctgagcctctgCTGGACAGAGGCCAGCCTGGCCTGAGTGCCCCTAGCCCAGGATTTTGGGCAGTGCAGTGCCAGGCCTCCATCAGGCCTGATGGCCAACAGGAGGGAGTCCTTGCAGTGCACCAGGACCAGCTTGTCTCACCAGCATCTCATTTTCATGGGGAGGAAGCAGTGAAAAAGAGGAGATTGCCTTCAGCCAACTTTGCTTATGCAAAACACTCAATCCTGGTCTGGCTGTACTCCCACCTTTAGGGTGGTCTCAGCCCCCAGGGCTGGGGCGTCCTTGCATTTCCCCTGTTATGGAGTCCTTGAATTTCCCCTCAGCTCAGACCAGAGCCCCATGGTTCCCAGCCAGGTTCCATAATgctccagccccctgccctggccagaTCGCCCCAGGGTCCACTGTGGAACCTGGAGGCCAAGGTTGTGAGGCCAGCAGGCTTCATGATCCGCCTCTTACTGCTCACCAGTAGGGAGAAGGAAGCCCTGAGCAGGAAGTGCTGGGGCacctgtggggggggggggctccaggAGGGCAGCGTGGCGCAGCGCAGCAGGGGCTTCCTGGGCAGCACCGTGGCCACAGCCCCCAGCGGctggagggcagggcagagcgGGAAGAGGCTGATTTACAAGGCAGATGGGCCTCTGGCTGCAGCCCTCAGCTCTGCACCCAGCCCCGGCCACCCCGTGGGCTATAAGAGCACCCAGACTTCCGGACGGACCTGGGGCGGGTGCCATGTGACCCGGGCCTGGGCGTCCCTCCTGCCGCCGGTCCTCCTTTCTCCCGCCTCCCGCCTGCCTGGGTCTCGCAGCCCCACCAGAGCGCCTGCTAGGGACCATGTCTCTGCTCAGCCCTGTCCTGCGGCCCCCGCAGGTGAAGGCCTATCTGAGCCAAGGCGAACGCTTTATCAAATGGGATGACGTGAGTGTGACTGGGACTGGGACGATGAGGTTAAGGGGGTTtatgtgggtgggagggaggctggccTGGAGTCTCCCGCTGGTGTTGCCTCCTGGATAAACAAGCCTGTGGCAGAGCCTCCCAGTCTAGGTGTGGAGTGGGtgggtgccagtgccacaggaggCAGTATCTTAGGGTGGGAAGGTGAGAGGAGGGTGTGTCTGGGTCTTTCTAAGCCCCCAAGAAGAGCAGGGGCTGTAGCTCCTGGTCCTAACCTGGGTGAGAGGAGAGCGTGCCTGGGGTGGAGGGAGAtcagggcaggaggagaggggagcGACTCCCAGCACAGGCGCCCTACTTGGACCCTGGCTGGAAGCCAGAGCCCTGCTTCTTCTCCTGTCCCCACTGAGTGCTGGACCTGTCCCAGGCAGGCGCTGCTCCCCTGAGCTGTTGTGAGGGCAGCCGCTGAGGCCACTGGCCTCAAGGGAGGACCCGAGTTTTCTGCTGCCCCGCCTGGGAAGGAGCTGAGTGACTTCTGCTTCCCCTAGCTGCCAGTGCCACCTCTAGGGTGCTGGGGCCTGCCTGCAGGCCAGGGGGAAGGCGTGGCTCCACCCTGCACCCTCCAGTTTGGGTCTAATCCAGGGGCTTCTTCACAGTCTCCCGTCCTCCTGGACCCTCAAATTGCTGCCCTAGGGCAGGGATTTCCTCTGGGTCCCCTAGTGAGGAGAGCAATGTGGGGACCTCCTCCTGGGAGGCTGGCCAGGCATGCTGGTCCCAGGGCCCAACAGTGAGGCAGGCGGGAGAGAGCCATGGGGGCTGCTGTGTCCAGCTGAAGGTCTCCGGGTTTAGATCCCTGGGGCTGGGCTTGGATGAGGAATCGGTTGCCCTGACTGTGGGAGGCTTCACTGGTAAGacacttcctccctgctgggagtAGTGTGCGGGACGCTGGGATGAAGGAAGTGAGTAGCTCAGAGTGAAAAATGAAGTGGCCTCTCTCAGTTCCTCCAGGCCACGGTGTGGGTGGAGGGTCACCTGTGGGGAGAAAGGCCTTCTCCCTGAGGTGGGCACTGGGTGCTGTCTGGATCCCAACTCCCAGAGCAGGAGGTACACGCCAGGGAGGCAGGGCATGTGCTCACAGTGTGTTCATAGATAATTAACTTCTGGCCCTTGTGAGTGCCACATAGCCTCTTAGGTGAGGCACGCTCTGCTCCTGGCCGTGGCCATGGCAGTGATCTTGCCTCTTGTGTGGTTGTCACACAAAAAGCAATCCTATTTCAGAACCTGGTTTCCATAAAAACTCCATCCTGAATCTTGTCCTACCCTCCCCTTCTTGGCTGTGCCCCATATCTACAGGGGGTCACACAGGCTCTCCTACTAGTCCTGAAGCCCCTCCCTGGGTTGAAGGCGAGGCACCAGGCGGCCCCAACCCTCCACAGGGGGAAGGGTGTGGAGCTCACAGCAGGGCTTTCTCCCATGTGTACTTCAACCTCCCCTGATCTGCAGGCATCATTGCCCTTATCAGACCTGCACGTGGGCTGTCTGGATGCGCAGCGCGCGTCAAGCCTTCTTACCTTTGATGCACACAAGAGACCACTCAACCACAAGGTGGCCCAGATGCTCTGTGAGTGGAACAGGCCTTAAGGAGGCCAGTCCATGCATCTGTTCTTGTGCTCATACACGCAAACACCAAGCTCAGGCCCCGAATGCCAGGCTCATGTCTAGCACAGGCTTGTTCTGGAGCCCTCAAGCCCCAGCTGTGGAACAGCAGCACCCTCATGCCCTCATGCCAGCTCTTACAGCCCAGCTCAGGGAAGGCTGTTGGGGGAGGGGCAAATAAGGCTCAGCCAGGTCCCTGAGAGGTTTCAGACATAGGCAGATCGGGTACTGGAGATGGGAAGGTATTGGTTGGATGGACGGGGTGCAGGGCTTCCATGGAGGGGAACAAGCCTGATTGTGGGTGCAAGAGTTTGGGCTTTTGGCTCTATTGTATAAAGCTGTCCTGGGTGATCCTTGAGGATGAGGTGAGGCGAGGGCTCAGACCCTGTTTGGGGCCCAGAGGGGGAACCGCTTGTCTTCCAGAAATGGcctctccaggctcctgtctctcCCAGTTTTCGGCTCCAGAGACCAAAGGGAAAATGCCTGCTGATTGCAGGGGCAGGCACCTCCCAGGAAGATGATGGGCTCAGAATCCCTTAGCCCAGGCCAGGAGGGCTGGCCAAGGTCTCCAAATCAAGAGCTGACctcttctctctgcaggaaacGGCAATGGCCTCCCCGGTTATCCTCCGTGTGGATCCCAAGGGTTACTATTTATACTGGACATATCAGAGTAAGGTGAGGCAGCCCTGCTGCGGCCCTGAGGCCCTGCCATCCGCCAGAGCCCAGGCTGCCTCTTGACAATGTTAGGGCAGAGGCACAAATGCTGAGGGAGAGGGGCTGTACCCTGAGGGAGAGTGGCAGTCAGCCCAGCTCACAGGGCATAGggcccaggagctgcagcctgaacTTTCCTGTACAGGGACAGAATGAAGAGTTGCTGCTGGTGGGTTGGGGAGGGATGCCAGtggtgggtggggagcaggggtcagagaccaggagctgggcaggagaTATGCCAGGAGGGGGACTGGGAGAGTCTGGGATGGTGGAGGAGAGATTACCAGTGCCAACTCTTGTGCCAGGAAGAGATGAGGGTGGCGGCAAAGCAGGGAAGGGGAGGTAGGGATCCAGTGGTCCCAGGCATGGAATGTAGGGAAGGCAGTTGGCCAAGATTTGAAGAGGTATGGAAGCCCCTTGCTCTCTGTTTTTCATCCTGGATCCCCACCCTATTTGCTCCTATAGGAAATGGAGTTTCTCGATGTCACCACCATCCGGGACACCCGCTTTGGGAAGTTTGCCAAGATGCCCAAGGTAGGCAAGGCAGCAGGAACCATCCAGGCTCAGTGCCACCTACCAGTTCCATGGGGCAAGGGTGGGGGCCTGATGTCTGAAGCAAGGACTGTGGTTTCTGGGCTGAGATGGGCTCCAGTTCCAGCCAGAGAGGGGGCAGGGCTGCTCCTAGCCTTGCCTGGGCCCTGGGTTTCTGGCAAGGATCTGGGAGGGAGCTGCACCTGTTCCCTTGAGCAATCCAGGCTGTCTGGGGCATTGCTTCCATCCTGCCCCAGGCTGATTTGCTTAATGCTGGAAGGAAAATGAGAGGAAGGGGGATGGCGGGCAGCAGGCAAGATTCTCTGAGTCTGGAAGTTAAGAATTCAAACAAAATAGATGGGGCTGCCGAGACTGGCCGCCCTGTCTCATCTCTCCCAGGGGACCTAGGCACCCCAGTAAACAGAGTCCCAGGACAGGAGATTTTGGACTTGGGAGAGGGTGGGCCTTTGCCCCAGTGGGCCCCCGGCTGAGCACTCCTGCCACCCTGACCATGGCGCCACTTCACTGCAGAGCCAGAAGCTCCGTGAAGTCTTCAACATGGACTTCCCTGACAACCATTTCCTGCTGAAGACGCTCACTGTGGTGTCCGGCCCCGACATGGTGGACCTCACCTTCCACAACTTTGTCTCCTATAAGGAGAACGTGGGCAAGGTACCTGGGGAAGCACCTGGCTTGAGGCCTGGTGCCCCCACCTGGGACATGGGGGTGGCTGGGGACAGCTTGTCACGGTCAGAGGGGGCTTGAGTGCTGTTCTCTGTGGCCCGACAGGACTGGGC from Ochotona princeps isolate mOchPri1 chromosome 6, mOchPri1.hap1, whole genome shotgun sequence encodes the following:
- the PLCB2 gene encoding 1-phosphatidylinositol 4,5-bisphosphate phosphodiesterase beta-2 isoform X2 — encoded protein: MSLLSPVLRPPQVKAYLSQGERFIKWDDETAMASPVILRVDPKGYYLYWTYQSKEMEFLDVTTIRDTRFGKFAKMPKSQKLREVFNMDFPDNHFLLKTLTVVSGPDMVDLTFHNFVSYKENVGKDWAEDVLALAKHPLTANAPRITFLDKILVKLRMQLNPEGKIPVKNFFQMFPADRKRVEAALGACHLPKGKNDAINPEDFPESVFKSFLMSLCPRPEIDEIFTS